GTTAATTGTAAAATGATATATCCATCTCTCACACATCTGCTTACAGACTGTTGAGATCAGGTCCACTTCTCCACAGAAAGTAAAGGTTTAAGtaattttgctgcttgatatcttcaaaaatatataataacagTAAAACGTCACTGCTTGCATCCTCTCAAGAAATGTCAACTTTGTTGGCGTCTCAACGTCCAGCCAGCTCTCTGTCTtcacaacattttaaacatcACAGACACATAGCAAAGGTTGCTTAAATACTGTTTAGACTGGCAGGCAACGTGATAAGTTCTAAAATAGTCTTTATTTAAGGAGATTAATAAAGTAAACTGGACAACGGCATCGCCAAACCCAAAACATTATTAATGATTTCGTTTATATTAAAGCGTGTTCCTTCTTTAATTCTTACCTTTGCGTCTCATAAGAGCTTTTCTGAACgttactgtttattttaatcCGTACTTGAGTACTGTAAAAACAAGCGATATCGACTTAACCGCCACTAGCACTTTCAAAATACAACGCACAATCACCTGATTGGATAAAACCACCGCGTAACATACGGAAACACATTGCTTCTTCTTCTCTGGTTTATTGGTGATTTGCATTTCATGTACACAGCGCCACCTAGTGAACTGTTgtgaaatttttttatttatttgtattttttatttttacggAAGCCCATTTACATCacagaattattatttacaaGACGCAGGCTGCGTTCTGTAAACTGCCACCTGCACCGATCAGTATTAACCCTCGAAGAcacaaatatagaaaaaaaatttttttttaaatttatattgtaCTTAGAAAATCTGATGACCTGAATAAAAACTCTGGAATTTACTGTGTTTAGCTCTGTTCATAACCATGTTCAGTTACGATAGTCCCAAAGGCAGTCCTCCAAGTAAGAAGAGGTGGACATTTCACTTGCTGCAAAGCGTGTTGGTGTGTTTTTACTATCCTACAGTGTCTGCAGCGacatttaaagacatttaagATTTGTGAATAATCAAAAACAGTATGTTTCTATTCATTCATGTAATATGCAAGGTTCACAGGCATATTCTGCCACCTAAAATTATAACATTGACACAACAAGCTCAAAATATATTATCAAGTTATCAACACATTCAGTGGTAccttaatatactgtatatatttagttGAATATTGATTTATCCAGTCCGGTAAAACAAGAAGATGTACTTCAAGGCATGTTCACAGTCAGATAATGTGAGTTCATGACCAGGTGAAAAGGCCTTTTTACAAAACCATCCAGTTAGCATTGCAAGGCTGAACAATAGGACATATTATGTAAATGTGGTCTCAGAGAgtgataaaacaaacaaacaaacatgtgcAGGTGTATTTTAGTAGTGCTAAAATTGATGTTCTAATATAACAACAGtgaattgtatatttaaaaagtgtgaagtactaaaatattataacttcCTTATTTAAATTGACTTAAATTGACATTATTTAAATGGTCAATATTAAAATTGCTCaaccattatttatttttaaagaaatgtgtgtgaaatttaaaaaaaaaaaaaaaaactatgtaagatttttttttttttttacaatatatatatatagggccCGTGTTGTTTGCACAGTGaacagtaggtggcggtatgtCCCTGTGGTGCTCTATTTTTCAGAAACATAAAGAGGAAGTGTATTCTGTGAAAGTAGTTGGTCGTCCAACGTGTTCCTCCCAAAATCAAAACACGTGCTCGTACTGCAGTGGACGCAGAGCAGCTGATGGAACAAACAAACCAGTTTACCATAGCATAATTTTCAGCTACAACTAAAATGTCGCCTCCAGTATGTAGTTGTGCTGAACAAGTCAGAAAACTCACACAGCAGGCGTCAGTAATGAGAAGAGAGATAAAAACCTCAGGTAGGTTCTTAAAGCATAATGATTGAGGAATATGAGTTAAGATTGCCCTGAAAAGAAGTTTCCTCCATTCATTGATTGGTTTGTTGAACACAGACAGCAGATGGATGGAGCCATACGAACACATAAGAAGCAGATGTCATCTCTTCAGTCCATGCTGACAGACTGTAAACATGAAGACAGATTACAATCAGTGATCAAAAGCCCAACTCAAAGCCCTAGTGAAATCAATCAGTTATTAGAGCAaggtaaaatacatttaataccaCATATAGACCCACTTTCTCTTTTGATTCTGCAGTCTTTGTCATCATTTGAGAAAACTTTGAATGTATAAACTAAAATGGCTGTCAGTGAAGAAAGAGAGCCTCTTTGGGTCCAGTCGTTGCCATGTTAACTGGTCACAGCTTAGATTTCATGTCAAATAAACTGTATTTGTCTGTCTTTGCGGTCTCAGGGCGTATTCAGACGGTACCGATTGGATACATCAGGTCATGTTTTGCAGTCAAAAATGGCACTCCACGACAACCCACCATATGCAGTTCTTCTCGGGCCAGCTTAAAGATTGAACCCTCAGTCTTCAATAACCCTGAGCATTCTTTAGTTGGCCTGGAACAGTACTCCCATATCTGGTATGTAGAAAATGGATGGAGAAACTCATTTGTGTGTGCACATCTCCTTTCCTCTTTGACTGCCTGTTAGATTTGTCAACTTTCACCACATACAGAACTCAAGAAATACATGCTGATATGGTAATCTGGtctcagaaataaaataataacagtcctatatatatttaaaaaaaaaaaaaaaaaaaaaaaatatatatatatgctcttTTTCCTCTCCCATTTAGGTTGTTTAAAAGCAAATTGCAGATACAGGCACAGTCACATTTGCAAAATTTTGATctattgtatataatttaacaatgtGTAAAGCACAGTTCAAACAAAAGTAACTTTTAAACCAAGCAGCTTCCTGTTGGTCACCGTGGTGAAATACATGACCAACTTGAACCTGTTTTGAATACTGCATATGaaaatctttctccttctcACAAAATTCCTGACTGAAAATGTGACACATTTTTGAAGGTTATGTAGGCCTACcttttttactctttttttttttttgttttttttttttttttttagtgaaagataaacagattttttaatttttatttttaaaaagggaGATATACACTTACACATTCTTACACATACCGTGAAAATCTTGTACTATTGCAACCCTAGTAGCAAAAAGCAAAATGCTTGCATGTTGTGAAAAAAGTCAGACAGTTAAGAAAATAGAGAGAATTTTTAATTGAGAAAAATAGCAATGTAGCGTTGATCATGCTAAATCAAAAGAGAATAGGTTTAGCAATGATGAGAAGTAAATTTAATGAATGAACCAGAAACCAGTATTTAACCAGAAAAGACTCTtgagattaaaaatctctttcacgtgagtgtcctggccaaaatGGGCAGCAATACAATCAGTTTCATCACGGATTTACACAACACAAACCAACTAAGAACACTTCAAACAATTACATATCATTAAGCCATCTTCCATTTgccaaataactgttttaaaatgtaatttcgaTTGAAGAAGATTCCAGTCAGATGGAGCTGCATACATAAAAGCCTTCTTACCTAGTTCAGTTAGAACAAAAGGAACAGAGAGagtataacaaataataatgtgTATAGACGGGTCTCACAGGTGAGCAGACCTAATTAATGACAATTGAAAGTTCCTTATACATTTGTGTGAAGTGAactcttttgtctttttattctCAGGATCGTTTTCGTCTTCCATAAGAATGGGCAAATGAGCTACAAAGCCAAAGTAAAGCCACCCCGTCTGAATGGCCAGAGGGTGGGGGTGTACTCCACCCGTAGCCCCCACAGGCCTAATGCTTTGGGACTGACCTTGGCTAAGCTAGAAAGAATCACAGGTACCACATATTCACAAGACTGAGTGACCTCTGGGACAGTGATTCTCAACCAGGAGGCCGGGACCCACTAGTGGGTTTCagaaaacttaaataaaactaaatgtagatatattattttaattgattcaACAATTTTGCATATTTCTTTGAAGAATGAGGATTCCCAGTGTGTTGACAAACCTGAATATATGAGGCAAGGTAGCCtaattttaaaagtgtaatttctaGAACTGGAAAAGagttaagaataaataaataaaaataatctcaGCTCCATGAAGTTTTTATAATGATTACACATTTCAGTTATGCTTAGCtctaaattattttatcatgtGGAAATAGTgagtaaaaacatttcaaaaagttgtTAACCTTTATCTTTATGTAGTAAATCACCAACAGCTGGAAGAGTCATGGGATCTTTGAATATTGTTGTGGACAGTGGGGGGTCCTCggagtcaaaaaggttgagaaccactgctctgCTAGATGATTATTATGTGTTGTTTTgcagtgtaattttaacaacatttatttttttcctatagtatctattaatattgtgaattagcctttatttttatagtaattttgtaagcaatttatattaaatatatgtattaaattatagtaatttatattaattttgctATGtgcttttagcattttttttgttttgttttttgttttatttaaccgTCTttagctttaaagggatagttcacccaaatatgaaaattctgccattaattactcactataattacttaattactcaccctcatgtcgttccaaacctgtaagaccttcgttcatcttcggaacacaaattaagatatttttgatgcataccaagagctctctgaccctccatagacagcaaggatcctaacacaatcaaggctcagaaacgtagcaaggagatcgttaaaataatccatgtgacatcagtggttcaaccgtaattttacgaagctgcaagaacactttttgtgcgcaaaaaaccccaaaaataACGATTTTATTCACCAGTTCGTCTCCTCCTCGTCACCCTATaacgccattttggagagtatcacatacgtatACAACATATGCAATGTATGTACGTGGATacattgtttacgttcagatcaaagcatAAACAGCGCATCCACTTATGTtgctgctgacacagaacagcatacgtaGTTTACGTATgcgatactctccaaaatggcactatagggtgacgcggaggagacgaattggtgaataaagtcattattcttgttttctttgcacacaaaaagtattctcgtagcttcgtaaaattacggttgaaccactgatgtcacatggattattttaacgatctccttgctacgtttctgagccttgattgtgttaggatccttgctgtctatggagggtcagagagctcttggaatgcatcaaaaatatcttaatttgtgttccgaagatgaacgaaggtcttacaggtttggaacgacatgagggtgagtaattaagtaattatagtgagtaattaatggcagaattttcatttttgggtgaactatccctttaatttacTTGCCTCAATCTCAAACACCTTAACAGGACAACTAGTGTAACATCAAGTTTGCCATAGTCAGTATGATAGTTTACCATATGAAGATGTGTTCTTTACCGTCATAAgatcataaaataatttttagggaACTTCTGATTTGAAAGACCCTTTAACATGCTGGATATAGCAATATAGTAATCCTTTATCATTTGATTTTCAAGGGGATACACTTCACTTGTCAGATGTTGATATTATTGCTGGAACACCTGTGCTAGACATCAAGCCATATATTCCAGACTACGATTCTCCAAAAACAAGAAGAGATGATACCAACCGTGAATATAGACAAACATCACCATTCACAGACTCTCAGATGCCCCAAGTGATGGATCTAGACGAAGAACCAAACATCTCCGGGACATCATCTGAACCCTCCTCAGAGCTCAGAGTTTGTCCAGCTGGACCTTCAGATTTCTCTCCGCCAGAAAGGTGTGGATCCAGTGATGTGACTGATGTGTTAGCAGAGGTTAAAAACTATGTCAAACAACAGCAGCTTTTCACTGAAAGTCCagaagacaaacagacagattcTCCTGAATGCACTTCATTGTCAACCAACCGTTTAAGTTCATCCAGTCTTAAATTTGGATGTGAGGACTACAGTACTATCGCTGCCTGGGTCAGGGCACCTCCTGTCAGTAACTTGGACGTGCGGTTTACTGCGAATGCCGAGAAAGAGCTCAAAGAGTTTGTTCCCTGCGACAGTACAGGTATTAGATCTTTCTGATGCCTAAGGGTTTTTTTCTAATGAAGGCAGTTGTAATATTTCTAATTGATTTTTGATTCATAGACAGCACAAGACCAAAGTTCCAGTTCTTGAAAGGACCAGAAGAGGCAGTGGCAGCCATCAAAGGCATTCTGTCAGCTGACCCTAGATCAGTATATCGTCGCACACGTTGTCAGGACCGCCTGTTCTTCTTCACCCTTGATACAGCTGACATCACCTGCTGGTTTGGAGATGGTTTTGCTGAGGTTGTGAGAGTCAAACCTATGAAGAGTTGAGAAGAACTCACAAATGTTGTCTGAGATTtctgtcaaattaaaaataaaagcgagagttcacctaaaaatgtaaattctgtaaacatttactcaccctcatatcattGCAAAACCCATAAGACTTGATTTTTCTGTGGAACTTAAAAgaggggtttttttgttttgttttttgagaaatgtccataaaatatttttttctctttgtccatacaatggagGTCAGTGGTCACCAAAATTGTTTGGTTACCATCATTCTTCAAGATATCggcttttgtgttccaaagaagaaaaagttagtgatgtcattttcatttttgggtgaactatccctaaaTTTGTGTTATTGATTAATGATTAACTAAATTTAGTCTGTTGTTTGTGTGCACTAATAGCAACAGGAAATTACAAATATTGTCTCAAAGCACTAATTTACTGTTTTAAAGATATGTTATGGTTCACAGCATAGATCTAAATGTTAACATACTGTCCTTAGCAAGCAACTGAATTGCTAGAATTTGTGtatgattatttattacataatttgttaaatgttttcattaaagtGCTGGGTTTATTAAAGGTGCCGTAtgtaattttttgacattactaaagcataaaattcCATGATGTGTTTACAGATACTGTATTTAGAAAAGATGCTAAGCTCACATGTTCCTCCACAAAACAATGCTGCAGCCATTaattgtattttgaaatgtctgtTCTGTGTCAGAACGTCTGATTATGTCTTGGTCTGTGTGATTTGATCCTCTGCCAGTTTAACCAGTAATATTTTGACACCCTGGGTGGCCAGTTGGCAGAAAACACCACGTATTGCAGCCATGAAAGCCAGCAAATAAACAGAGTTTTCAGATTCTACTTGACCCGATCTAAAAGCTCTATGACCAGAGACATTAAAATGTGGATAAATAAACTTGTCAACTTACAGTTtgtcagagctgggtagtaacttaTCACATGtaatcatattcaaaatattatgtaCTTGTAATTAGGGGgacattgcattttaaaatgctcataatgagattagttactttttttggATTACATGGTTGCATATTATTTACACAATGGCACAATGTTTTTGTCAGCCAAACTCCTTGAATTAAAATAGTGCAGTTAAtatctaaataattttaacaaattcaCATGTTTAAAATTCCCTGGTATTGTTTAATGGTCATATTAACGTGCAGGTAAacgaatatatttatatttttagtgttcaagtggtttttatccatttttatatccatttttatattttacatcgGTGAAACCCTGgtgaaatgtaatgtttaatgcatttcatgatgttaatataaaaaaaataatttttctttttctttgctaaaatatatatattataccaATATGGTATGTTTAAAAGTTGGATaatgtaatctaaaagtaatctaaaaagtaatcagaatacattacctaaaatgagtAACCTAGATTCCGTTACTAGCTACAGTTTTCATCATGtaatcagtaacagactacaatttgtaatgaTAAGTAATCTACTCCGTGTAGGCTTGTTTCCTtcctcaatctggcaacccgCGTGAGCATCGAGTCTGTGGTGAAACAACTGCcctgtattttgaatttggactgcagtaCCCATTTCAACCGCTAGCTGTCAATAGTACAccttttgcaaaataaaatgtattcccACAGGAGCGTGATGGTTTTAGAATGCAGTGACGAAATGACTAGACaaagacaaaatataaaaccaatttattttaaaatagtcaGTTGTACAAACTCAAAGATTATTCGTAATATAGGCTTAAGGCAATGTTCTAGTTGCTTCAAAATTataaaagaacacaaaagtaCTATACTGTAACAATatcaggtttttattttattaacaaaatgtctAGAATGGTTTTTATTTGACAGAGTACTGTTAAGTGGCATATATACATGGAGACATAAcgaattttaataaatatacatttgttCTTTTGGGTTTAGAAATTCTTTGAAATAGTAAATTagatcaaattaatttttttctgttgaaagGAGGTACTCAGATTATTAGATTCTCAGATAGACTCTCTGGTTGAGAAGGAGCAGATGCTGGAGGATACACTGGCGTTGAGACTTGACTGTTCAGGTCAGCACATGGCTGCTCGTCATCACCTAAAATAAACTGGACATTATTCATTTGTTCtgacaaataaagaaataaaattcttcattttataaatgaacCACCCATTAATTAATGTAGACCCCTGTTAAAAACAAGGGGCATTTCTGCACATACCTGTATCAATGATAAGGCTTTTTTGAGGCATGTCTTCCTCCTCCTCAGGCCCCAGATCCTCAATCAGAAACTCCAGAGGTGTTTCACTCAATGTTTCCACGGGCGCCGGCTCTGGTTGTGGCTCAGCTGGTACTAAAGGCACTGTCTCTGCTATCGTGAGTAATACAGGTTCTGTGATAGGAAGTGTGACAGGAGAAGGATCTGTTTCCTGAGGCAGACCGAGATCTTCTGGAATAACTACAGGCGGTTCTTTCCTTGGTCGACCCTTCTTTCCTGGGGTACCACTGGTCTTCTTTTTCACTCTTTTAAGGCTTTGTGCCCTGCGTTCAAAATTTGTGTATTTGCatcaaaatatcacaatgtcattgaaaaataaataagtgctCTAGGCCTTTTCCAGTGCTTTTATTGGCCTAATTCAACACTAGCTTTACCCATAAACCCACTGGTTGGTTGCCTTTTCCTCTGCCTCAGCCTTTCGTTTCTTCAACAGGTCTCTGTCTCTCAGTCGCAGCCGAATTCCACctaccaaacaaacaaatcactcACTCCTTTGCCTGCTGCAGGAAGTGCAGTTTACTTTGTAACATTAGCTAAGGTAAAACCAACCACAAGTATTCAGAATTCATGAGTGTATGAAAAACTGCTCAATGCATGGTTCAGAAGAAATGTAGATGCATTGACATAGATAAGAATCACGCCAGTTAAGGTTGTTGCCAGATAACCAAAATATATTCTAAGAACATTTTGCTAATGTtctcattattttataaaataattatttattgaggttctctgaacattcaaaatgctttttttttttttgctaacgTTTAGGGagcattccattttattattttgcaaacattatgggtatgttaatttttaatgttcttaagtattaacatttaaagacaTTAGTCGAGTGTCCAACTAAAagcatttcagaaaaaaacattccatGAATGCTGTATAAATAACATCTTTGTGCCAATGTCACTGAAAGAACTTTTGTTCATAATTTTGTGAGAACCTTGCCACACTGTTAAACAAACTTCTGAGaatgttccctgttagctggatTCCAACTTCAGCATTGTTGCTAGATCTTTCAAATATCTAATCATtgctaataattattattatttttttttaattacataaatgtcattttacaaATTAAAGGACTactaatttttctgttttttgtttatcaTCTGATAAAATGTTTCATCCAAaccttttcataaaaaaaaaactcaacagTCACTAATGgataaacaattaataaattaataatgaaaaaaatcaaGCAAGCATGCtcttttaaaagtgattcattATGAAGTTTTAAAAGTCATACCTTCATTAGAATCTTGTACTTCAGATGGCGGGATCTCTTTCTCTAATGTCTCCATTTTGTTGTCCTGTCACATGAATATGAAGTATTGAAATGACAGGACTGAAAAAAATTGTGCCCATTTACTTTTCCTGCTGCTAAGAGAATAATTATCTGGTTAAACATTACCGTAATGCTGGGAGAGTTCTTGCAGTTGTGCTCTTATCTTATTTGCAAAGGTGGAGAACTTGGCACAATactcacagaagaaagtaaaaaAAGGAGGTCATGGCTCTGACAGCCTGTGCATTTATGTGACTGTTTGTCTGTCGTCATGAGAGATGACCGCTATTCCTAACCTGGTCAAGGGCCATAGACAAACATGGAGCTaaatcatctttaaaaaaaattataataatactaacAGAGATTAACATTAGATTTAAATCTACTATAGATTGGCCAAGACAAAGAATGGTATAATGgtacagtataataaaataaaatatattttatttaaaaataaaataaatgcaggtacCCATATGGTCTATTCACAAATTAACAAATCCTTACACAGAGAGACTGTCTCTTTAATTGTTAGTCTTTGTAGTTTGAAGACACCACAGTTAAAAACTTCCCAGCCACAATAAACTATCCCTTTTcaaagtgataaaaaaaaatgatgctgACATTAAAGGTGTTTCTGCATTCAGTATTTCCATGTTATTTGAATACTCAAAAGGGCTGCAAAGTGCCTGCCCTCTCTGGCCACTCATACATAACCATTTTATCTCTGCCGCTCACTTTCAGGGCGTTCACAATCGTGTCAAAACATATTGAGGTCTGCTCTCCCACCATTAAGTAGATACTGTGCATCAACAGCCTTGAACAGCTCTAAGGtcaatgaattaaatattaCCATAGACATTCAAAATTTAtcctaaattaaaataatttaacattaatttataaatttgttaCACTTTTCACAATAGATTACTTTCCCCTAGCaggcatttaattaaaattaaatgctaGTTTTCTTCTCTCCTACTGTTATAATTTGGTTAACCTCCACCATTGTAACAAAATAACTGCAACACTGAACAGCATTTTAATATCGAGATGCCTACAGAACAGTTGAAGCATGTGTGGGATAATGCATTATTCTTCATGAAGACAAGCCTCCAGTTCTTTGTAGGATGAAGTACATGTTCAGAGATGTCAGTATAGTCAGAGAGGCCATGGAAGGTGTTTGACTCtaccctgtaaaaaaaaaaaaaaaaaaaaatgttttgcagtTTATTTTGAGTTGTTGTCATCCTGGAGCACATGGAATATCATGAGAGAATAGATAGTGTTTGCACCATATGCATCGTGTACAATCAGCCTCGTATTCTTTGGCCAGTATGCAACTGTGCAATCATTGGACTAAGATAGAAATAAGATGACTTCACAGTTACAAATCTCCTACCATGATGGCATACAGTGCTGGTTAAACCTAGGGGTTCTCATAGGTGCAAATTTGATGTACTTTTGTGTTATTTACCAACAAATCTGGGAAGTTTGAGAGTCGTAGGTGAGCTTTGACCTCTATTCATCTTTGTCAGTTTGTTCATGTCTAGCAAATGGAGTGAATATTTTCTAAATGGTttctcttgaaatatttaagaaatgtaaAGTTTAACGCATTTAGAGTTGCGGTTGACTCTGTGTGGCCCCTTTGGTTCTTGCTGCCTCAAGATGCTTATAGCTCTTATTGCTAGTTTGTCTTTAATGTAATGTGACTTTCCTTTGCATATACTTTTGTAACTGTTATAAGTTATTACCCCTTAATTTCATATACTTTTTGTCTCTAATATTGCAGGATGAGAGAGACCTGACAATGcagaaacaagaaacaaaatgaTGCCCTCTTCTGGCAAGTTCCTACACAGCAAGTAGACTTGTTGAACAGCACACAATGTTTATAACATTAACACAGgttaaacaatatataaaacaaatacattttactttttgcaatatatactgtatgtataatttaaatagtataaatTATAGAAACCcctcatttaaaaaacaaaacaaaaaacactgttttgtgGCATGTTATAACAGTTTGTTGTCTCCCTGAATAGCAAGAACATGAAACTAGTTTCAAAGAGAGAAATGTTGTTCGTTGTTCATTTAGAATCATTTAATAGTGGGTTTAATCTGTATAAAGTGGTTTGCTTCCCAGACACAGATTAAGCATTaacctaataaaataaattaatgtccATTAATGTATAAGCACTATAAAAAAGTCATAGTAGGGAAATGTCTTATTAAAATAAGACATCACATCTAATATATATTTGAGATAATAATATGGTGGATGGGAAGAGAACACTCCATTtggctataaaataaaatactgaatatgcaattatttcttttgtgaaacatttaggcccggtttc
The genomic region above belongs to Onychostoma macrolepis isolate SWU-2019 chromosome 01, ASM1243209v1, whole genome shotgun sequence and contains:
- the trmo gene encoding tRNA (adenine(37)-N6)-methyltransferase isoform X1, which translates into the protein MDGAIRTHKKQMSSLQSMLTDCKHEDRLQSVIKSPTQSPSEINQLLEQGRIQTVPIGYIRSCFAVKNGTPRQPTICSSSRASLKIEPSVFNNPEHSLVGLEQYSHIWIVFVFHKNGQMSYKAKVKPPRLNGQRVGVYSTRSPHRPNALGLTLAKLERITGDTLHLSDVDIIAGTPVLDIKPYIPDYDSPKTRRDDTNREYRQTSPFTDSQMPQVMDLDEEPNISGTSSEPSSELRVCPAGPSDFSPPERCGSSDVTDVLAEVKNYVKQQQLFTESPEDKQTDSPECTSLSTNRLSSSSLKFGCEDYSTIAAWVRAPPVSNLDVRFTANAEKELKEFVPCDSTDSTRPKFQFLKGPEEAVAAIKGILSADPRSVYRRTRCQDRLFFFTLDTADITCWFGDGFAEVVRVKPMKS
- the trmo gene encoding tRNA (adenine(37)-N6)-methyltransferase isoform X2, whose amino-acid sequence is MSPPVCSCAEQVRKLTQQASVMRREIKTSGRQQMDGAIRTHKKQMSSLQSMLTDCKHEDRLQSVIKSPTQSPSEINQLLEQGRIQTVPIGYIRSCFAVKNGTPRQPTICSSSRASLKIEPSVFNNPEHSLVGLEQYSHIWIVFVFHKNGQMSYKAKVKPPRLNGQRVGVYSTRSPHRPNALGLTLAKLERITGDTLHLSDVDIIAGTPVLDIKPYIPDYDSPKTRRDDTNREYRQTSPFTDSQMPQVMDLDEEPNISGTSSEPSSELRVCPAGPSDFSPPERCGSSDVTDVLAEVKNYVKQQQLFTESPEDKQTDSPECTSLSTNRLSSSSLKFGCEDYSTIAAWVRAPPVSNLDVRFTANAEKELKEFVPCDSTDSTRPKFQFLKGPEEAVAAIKGILSADPRSVYRRTRCQDRLFFFTLDTADITCWFGDGFAEVVRVKPMKS
- the hemgn gene encoding uncharacterized protein hemgn isoform X2 is translated as METLEKEIPPSEVQDSNEGGIRLRLRDRDLLKKRKAEAEEKATNQAQSLKRVKKKTSGTPGKKGRPRKEPPVVIPEDLGLPQETDPSPVTLPITEPVLLTIAETVPLVPAEPQPEPAPVETLSETPLEFLIEDLGPEEEEDMPQKSLIIDTGDDEQPCADLNSQVSTPVYPPASAPSQPESLSENLII
- the hemgn gene encoding hemogen isoform X1, whose translation is METLEKEIPPSEVQDSNEGGIRLRLRDRDLLKKRKAEAEEKATNQWVYGAQSLKRVKKKTSGTPGKKGRPRKEPPVVIPEDLGLPQETDPSPVTLPITEPVLLTIAETVPLVPAEPQPEPAPVETLSETPLEFLIEDLGPEEEEDMPQKSLIIDTGDDEQPCADLNSQVSTPVYPPASAPSQPESLSENLII